Proteins encoded together in one Catellatospora citrea window:
- a CDS encoding YkvA family protein, protein MGRDLLIGLGVALLASWLLLVVGLLVARPKGPLLAEAVRLLPDLLRLLRRLAADRTLPRGVRVRLALLMVYLAVPFDLIPDFLPVIGYADDAIIVALVLRSTVRRAGLDAVRRHWPGTEDGFAALTRLTGMRGPESG, encoded by the coding sequence GTGGGCAGGGACCTGCTGATCGGCCTCGGGGTGGCGCTGCTGGCGTCGTGGCTGCTGCTGGTGGTCGGCCTGCTGGTGGCGCGGCCGAAGGGCCCGCTGCTGGCCGAGGCCGTGCGGCTGCTGCCGGACCTGTTGCGGCTGCTGCGCCGCCTGGCCGCCGACCGCACCCTGCCCCGGGGCGTACGCGTCCGGCTGGCGCTGCTGATGGTGTACCTGGCCGTCCCGTTCGACCTGATCCCCGACTTCCTGCCGGTCATCGGGTACGCCGACGACGCGATCATCGTGGCGCTGGTGCTGCGCTCGACGGTGCGCCGCGCGGGGCTGGACGCGGTCCGCCGGCACTGGCCGGGCACCGAGGACGGCTTCGCGGCCCTCACCAGGCTGACCGGGATGCGCGGGCCCGAGTCGGGCTGA
- a CDS encoding aldo/keto reductase, producing MTNDMTVKLTHGAVMPRIGLGTWPMDDTQAAACVVQAVEAGYRLFDTAENYGNERGVGQGMRDAGLPREELFVTTKFNARWHGRDLVRRAFDASAERLGVDYVDLLLIHWPNPEQDRYVDAWKGMLALLEEGRLRAVGVSNFKPAHLERLRTETGVLPDVNQVQLSPRIARKLPRAYHAEHGIVTQSWSPLGQGRELLADPVIGEIAAGHGRSPAQVVLRWHLQLGLTAVPKSADPQRMRDNLAVFDFALSEPEMDRISGLDQGERAAVDSDLVGH from the coding sequence ATGACCAACGACATGACGGTGAAGCTCACGCACGGCGCGGTGATGCCGCGTATCGGTCTGGGCACCTGGCCGATGGACGACACCCAGGCCGCGGCCTGCGTGGTGCAGGCCGTCGAGGCCGGCTACCGGCTCTTCGACACGGCGGAGAACTACGGCAACGAGCGCGGCGTCGGGCAGGGCATGCGCGACGCGGGCCTGCCCCGCGAGGAGCTGTTCGTCACCACCAAGTTCAACGCCCGCTGGCACGGCCGCGACCTGGTGCGCCGGGCGTTCGACGCGTCCGCCGAGCGGCTCGGCGTCGACTATGTCGACCTGCTGCTGATCCACTGGCCGAATCCCGAGCAGGACCGCTACGTCGACGCCTGGAAGGGCATGCTCGCGCTGCTGGAGGAGGGCCGCCTGCGCGCCGTGGGCGTGTCGAACTTCAAGCCGGCCCATCTGGAGCGTCTGCGCACCGAGACCGGGGTGCTGCCCGACGTCAACCAGGTGCAGCTCAGCCCGCGTATCGCCCGCAAGCTCCCCCGCGCCTACCACGCCGAGCACGGCATCGTCACGCAGTCGTGGAGCCCGCTCGGCCAGGGCCGGGAACTGCTGGCCGACCCGGTGATCGGCGAGATCGCGGCCGGTCACGGGCGCAGCCCGGCGCAGGTCGTGCTGCGCTGGCACCTGCAGCTCGGCCTGACCGCGGTGCCGAAGTCGGCCGATCCGCAGCGGATGCGCGACAACCTCGCCGTCTTCGACTTCGCGCTGAGCGAGCCGGAAATGGACCGCATCTCCGGCCTGGACCAGGGCGAGCGCGCGGCGGTGGACTCCGACCTCGTCGGCCACTGA
- a CDS encoding TetR/AcrR family transcriptional regulator: MARPRKFDEAEVLRAAREQFWTGGYAATSLDDLTAATGLGRGSLYGAFGDKHSLFLRAFDGYCTDAVAGVEADLTGPGRAYDRLVAYLRTAAASADGGRGCLLAKSTAELAGDDAAVAERARATFLRLHELLTDTVATAQREGDLDPAADPAKLAAVVLAALRGMESVGKAGVGPDLLRAIADQTIALLPRP; the protein is encoded by the coding sequence ATGGCCAGGCCCCGCAAGTTCGACGAAGCCGAGGTGCTGCGGGCCGCCCGCGAGCAGTTCTGGACCGGCGGCTACGCGGCGACCTCGCTGGACGACCTGACCGCCGCCACCGGGCTCGGCCGGGGCAGCCTCTACGGCGCCTTCGGCGACAAGCACTCGCTCTTCCTGCGCGCGTTCGACGGCTACTGCACCGACGCCGTGGCCGGAGTCGAGGCCGACCTGACCGGCCCCGGGAGGGCGTACGACCGCCTGGTCGCGTACCTGCGCACCGCCGCCGCATCCGCCGACGGCGGCCGAGGCTGCCTGCTCGCCAAGAGCACCGCCGAGCTGGCCGGCGACGACGCGGCCGTCGCCGAACGGGCCCGGGCGACCTTCCTGCGCCTGCACGAGCTGCTGACCGACACCGTCGCCACCGCGCAGCGGGAGGGCGACCTCGATCCGGCCGCCGATCCCGCGAAGCTGGCCGCCGTGGTGCTGGCCGCCCTTCGCGGCATGGAGTCCGTCGGCAAGGCGGGCGTCGGCCCCGACCTGCTGCGCGCCATCGCCGACCAGACCATCGCGCTGCTCCCCCGGCCCTGA
- a CDS encoding SDR family NAD(P)-dependent oxidoreductase, which translates to MGRLDGKTAVVTGGTTGIGLAAAQRLAAEGAHVFLIGRREQQVADAVAAIGANATGITGDVTSAADLDRLYAAVRERGKGLDVVLANAGGGEFMPLDQVTPEHFDGTFDLNVKALLFTVQKALPLLGEGSSVILTASTAGSNGEPAFSVYGASKAAVRSFARSWAMELKDRGIRVNALSPGPVETPGISGLVADEGQARQFKQALIDRVPLGRMGRPEEVADAVLFLASDQSTFITGIELFVDGGMNQV; encoded by the coding sequence GTGGGTCGGCTCGACGGCAAGACGGCGGTGGTGACGGGCGGGACCACGGGCATCGGGCTGGCGGCCGCGCAGCGGCTGGCCGCCGAGGGCGCGCACGTGTTCCTCATCGGCCGCCGCGAGCAGCAGGTCGCCGACGCGGTGGCCGCGATCGGCGCGAACGCCACCGGCATCACCGGGGACGTCACCTCCGCCGCCGACCTGGACCGGCTCTACGCCGCGGTCCGGGAGCGCGGCAAGGGCCTGGACGTGGTGCTGGCCAACGCCGGCGGCGGCGAGTTCATGCCGCTGGACCAGGTGACTCCCGAGCATTTCGACGGCACCTTCGACCTGAACGTCAAGGCGCTGCTGTTCACCGTGCAGAAGGCGCTGCCGCTGCTCGGCGAGGGTTCCTCGGTCATCCTGACCGCGTCGACGGCCGGTTCCAACGGCGAGCCGGCGTTCAGCGTGTACGGGGCCTCGAAGGCGGCGGTCCGCTCGTTCGCCCGGTCCTGGGCCATGGAGCTGAAGGATCGCGGCATCCGGGTCAACGCGTTGAGCCCCGGCCCCGTGGAGACGCCCGGCATCAGCGGCCTGGTCGCCGACGAGGGGCAGGCGCGGCAGTTCAAGCAGGCGTTGATCGACCGGGTGCCGCTGGGCCGGATGGGCCGCCCCGAGGAGGTCGCCGACGCGGTCCTCTTCCTCGCCTCCGACCAGAGCACCTTCATCACCGGCATCGAGCTGTTCGTGGACGGCGGCATGAACCAGGTCTGA
- a CDS encoding nuclear transport factor 2 family protein encodes MLIQDQAVASAPWTGLNAGHQVGIAPLRRPMAPAVPGTRMIVDEYLARLAEGDAERIAELFADEVECYVAASEAAPWMASRGLAADFLRLTMPRFELGRSTVEADKVLVDGADAVVLGHFIHVIKPTGRRLSSPVAIHLSVSGGRITSMHMYEDNVALVSRIRGKRPITSSACAAAKNALG; translated from the coding sequence ATGTTGATCCAGGATCAGGCTGTGGCGTCCGCGCCCTGGACCGGCCTCAACGCCGGACACCAGGTGGGGATCGCCCCGCTGCGCCGTCCGATGGCTCCCGCGGTGCCCGGCACCCGCATGATCGTCGATGAGTACCTGGCCCGGCTGGCCGAGGGCGACGCGGAGCGCATCGCGGAGCTGTTCGCCGACGAGGTCGAGTGCTACGTGGCGGCGTCCGAGGCGGCCCCGTGGATGGCCAGCCGAGGGCTGGCCGCCGACTTCCTGCGGCTGACGATGCCGCGCTTCGAACTGGGGCGCAGCACGGTCGAGGCGGACAAGGTGCTGGTCGACGGCGCCGACGCGGTGGTGCTGGGTCACTTCATCCATGTGATCAAGCCGACCGGCCGCCGGCTGTCCTCGCCGGTGGCCATCCACCTGAGCGTGTCGGGCGGTCGCATCACCTCGATGCACATGTACGAGGACAACGTCGCGCTCGTCTCGCGCATCCGGGGCAAGCGCCCCATCACGTCCTCGGCCTGCGCCGCCGCCAAGAACGCCCTGGGCTGA
- a CDS encoding GNAT family N-acetyltransferase, with amino-acid sequence MLIDHFPLVGLRITTPRVQLRLPDAEELAALADVAADGVHDPAYMPFRIRWSELPPAERARSVVLHHWSLLGQWTPRSWKLPLTVFHEGAPVGMQMLKATDLAVTAECSTASWLGRRHQRQGIGAQMRAAVAHLAFTHLGATDLVSAAFTDNAPSLGVSAKLGYVDDGIERHDDQGRLRVIRRLRLTRQDWLERDRPAVTVEGLAPCLPLLGLTDTPTSDQDRRETTD; translated from the coding sequence ATGCTCATCGATCACTTCCCGCTGGTCGGACTGCGGATCACCACGCCCCGAGTGCAGCTGCGCCTACCCGACGCGGAGGAGTTGGCCGCGCTGGCCGACGTCGCCGCCGACGGCGTGCACGACCCGGCGTACATGCCGTTCCGCATCCGCTGGAGCGAGCTGCCGCCGGCCGAGCGGGCCAGATCCGTCGTGCTGCACCACTGGAGCCTGCTCGGCCAGTGGACACCGCGGTCCTGGAAGCTCCCGCTCACGGTGTTCCACGAGGGTGCGCCGGTGGGCATGCAGATGCTCAAGGCGACCGACCTCGCGGTGACCGCCGAGTGCTCGACCGCGAGCTGGCTGGGCCGGCGGCACCAGCGGCAGGGCATCGGCGCGCAGATGCGGGCCGCGGTGGCCCATCTGGCCTTCACCCACCTCGGCGCGACGGATCTGGTCTCGGCTGCGTTCACCGACAACGCCCCGTCGCTCGGGGTGTCGGCCAAGCTCGGTTACGTCGATGACGGCATCGAGCGGCACGACGACCAGGGCCGCCTGCGGGTGATCCGCCGGCTGCGGCTGACCAGGCAGGACTGGCTGGAGCGCGACCGTCCTGCGGTGACTGTCGAAGGGCTGGCCCCATGCCTGCCACTGCTCGGCCTCACCGACACACCTACCTCCGATCAGGACCGTCGGGAGACGACCGACTGA
- a CDS encoding PadR family transcriptional regulator — protein sequence MAEISMGEPAFLILTALAGEPKHGYAVIEDVLDISGGQVRLHTGTLYSVLDRLREGGLIEVDREEIVASRLRRYYRLTGVGQERLATETVRLRRNADAAAARLSGFALRPGTGAA from the coding sequence ATGGCTGAGATATCCATGGGGGAGCCCGCCTTCCTGATCCTCACGGCGCTGGCGGGCGAGCCCAAACACGGCTATGCCGTGATCGAGGACGTGCTCGACATCTCCGGCGGGCAGGTCCGCCTGCACACCGGCACCCTCTACTCCGTACTGGACCGGCTACGCGAGGGCGGTCTGATCGAAGTGGACCGCGAGGAGATCGTCGCCTCCCGGCTGCGCCGCTACTACCGGCTCACCGGGGTCGGGCAGGAGCGCCTGGCCACCGAGACGGTGCGCCTGCGCCGCAACGCCGACGCGGCCGCCGCCCGGCTGTCCGGCTTCGCCCTGCGCCCCGGGACGGGGGCGGCATGA
- a CDS encoding lytic polysaccharide monooxygenase auxiliary activity family 9 protein, protein MSTTLAARRRAALYALIVAVASVLLLTMALAKIADAHGNIVSPASRNYGCWQRWGSDFQNPAMATQDPMCWQAWQADPQAMWNWNGLFREGVAGNHQGAIPDGQLCSAGHTQSGRYNAMDTVGDWKAQSIANNFSVKLYDQASHGADYIRVYVTKQGYNPITQPLGWDNLELVGQIGNTPASQWTPESAGGVSIQVGGTAGGRTGRHIVYTIWQASHLDQSYYFCSDVTFGGVSPSQSPSASPSPSRPPSASPSPSRPPSPSPSVSPSPSSSPPPPGGCSASYSLTGQWPGGFQGEVKVTAGSSAITKWTVTVTWTNGQQITNAWNATVTTSGSTATAKSVAHNSALAAGASTTFGFLGSYTGSANGAPTLTCSPT, encoded by the coding sequence ATGTCCACCACACTCGCCGCTCGGCGGCGGGCCGCACTCTACGCGCTGATCGTGGCCGTCGCCTCGGTCCTGCTGCTCACCATGGCGCTGGCGAAGATCGCCGACGCGCACGGCAACATCGTCAGCCCGGCCTCGCGCAACTACGGGTGCTGGCAGCGCTGGGGCAGCGACTTCCAGAACCCGGCGATGGCCACCCAGGACCCCATGTGCTGGCAGGCCTGGCAGGCCGACCCCCAGGCCATGTGGAACTGGAACGGCCTGTTCCGCGAGGGCGTCGCCGGCAACCACCAGGGCGCCATCCCGGACGGCCAGCTGTGCAGCGCCGGCCACACGCAGAGCGGCCGCTACAACGCGATGGACACCGTCGGTGACTGGAAGGCGCAGTCGATCGCGAACAACTTCAGCGTCAAGCTCTACGACCAGGCCAGCCACGGCGCGGACTACATCCGCGTGTACGTGACCAAGCAGGGGTACAACCCGATCACACAACCGCTGGGCTGGGACAACCTGGAACTCGTCGGCCAGATCGGCAACACCCCCGCCTCGCAGTGGACCCCGGAGAGCGCGGGCGGCGTGTCGATCCAGGTCGGCGGCACCGCCGGCGGGCGCACCGGCCGGCACATCGTCTACACCATCTGGCAGGCCAGCCACCTGGACCAGTCGTACTACTTCTGCAGCGACGTGACCTTCGGCGGCGTCAGCCCGAGCCAGTCGCCGTCGGCGTCCCCGTCGCCGAGCCGCCCGCCGTCGGCGTCGCCGTCGCCCAGCCGGCCGCCGTCGCCGAGTCCGTCGGTCTCGCCGAGCCCGTCGTCGTCCCCGCCGCCGCCCGGTGGCTGCTCGGCGTCGTACTCCCTGACCGGCCAGTGGCCGGGTGGCTTCCAGGGTGAGGTCAAGGTGACCGCGGGCTCCTCCGCGATCACCAAGTGGACGGTCACGGTGACCTGGACCAACGGCCAGCAGATCACCAACGCCTGGAATGCCACGGTCACCACCAGCGGTTCTACCGCCACCGCCAAGAGCGTCGCCCACAACAGCGCGCTCGCCGCGGGAGCCAGCACCACTTTCGGCTTCCTCGGCAGCTACACCGGCAGCGCCAACGGCGCTCCCACCCTCACCTGCTCACCCACCTGA
- a CDS encoding DHA2 family efflux MFS transporter permease subunit — translation MSIYHSACIRPPPRQTDGTAEVIARGLCSTRSDADRRRAMITQRTPEAAPAADAPQRNPWLILSVLCLGFFMILLDTTIVNIAIPDLIDDLGATLNQILWILNAYILVYAVLLITAGRLGDIHGPKRLFMIGLALFTVASIACGLAQDPAQLVVFRIAQGLGGALLTPQTLAVITTIFPAERRGAAFGVWGGVAGLATVAGPTLGGWLVSEWGWRWIFFVNVPVGVIALGMAAVIMPDLRFNRRHRLDLPGTALVTAGLFLICYGLIEGESHDWGRVWGPVTIPMVIAAGVGILALFVWLSHVRSDAEPLIPLRLFADRNFSVMNGVVAAVSFGMLGLFLPLTIYLQSVLGLTALQAGLTTAPMSLISMFVAPVAGRAADRHGKYVLLAGMTLWTAGLTWVVLAAQAGSDRGDLLPGLLVAGLGLGGVFAPLQTIAMRDIEPRFAGAASGVFNTTRQLGAVIGAAAVGALLQARLAVDLAAQARSNATALPEPFRERFVAAFDEAGSRGMEVGAGQSGAHLPAGAPPEIAQLALRTFHEGFTAAMKSTMVLPLIVLGVATVSVLLVRRRRSSAAVPRPTDATAAAVGDEQSVVVQS, via the coding sequence ATGTCAATTTATCACTCTGCGTGCATCCGGCCGCCACCCCGACAGACGGACGGTACGGCGGAAGTCATCGCCCGAGGACTATGCTCCACCCGCTCGGACGCAGACAGGAGACGCGCCATGATCACTCAGCGTACGCCCGAGGCCGCGCCCGCGGCCGACGCCCCGCAACGCAACCCGTGGCTCATCCTGTCGGTGCTGTGCCTGGGCTTCTTCATGATCCTTCTCGATACGACGATCGTCAATATCGCGATCCCGGACCTCATCGACGACCTCGGCGCGACGCTGAACCAGATCCTGTGGATCCTCAACGCCTACATCCTGGTGTACGCCGTCCTGCTGATCACCGCAGGCCGGCTCGGCGACATCCACGGCCCCAAGCGGCTGTTCATGATCGGCCTCGCGCTGTTCACGGTCGCCTCGATCGCCTGCGGGCTGGCCCAGGACCCGGCCCAGCTCGTCGTGTTCCGCATCGCGCAGGGCCTCGGCGGGGCGCTGCTGACCCCGCAGACGCTGGCCGTCATCACCACCATCTTCCCCGCCGAGCGGCGCGGCGCCGCGTTCGGCGTCTGGGGCGGCGTGGCGGGCCTGGCCACGGTCGCCGGGCCGACCCTGGGCGGCTGGCTGGTCTCCGAGTGGGGCTGGCGCTGGATCTTCTTCGTCAACGTGCCGGTCGGCGTGATCGCGCTCGGCATGGCCGCGGTCATCATGCCCGACCTGCGCTTCAACCGCCGCCACCGGCTCGACCTGCCGGGCACCGCCCTGGTCACCGCCGGGCTGTTCCTGATCTGCTACGGCCTCATCGAGGGCGAGTCGCACGACTGGGGACGGGTGTGGGGCCCGGTCACCATCCCGATGGTCATCGCGGCCGGGGTCGGCATCCTCGCCCTGTTCGTCTGGCTGTCGCACGTGCGCAGCGACGCCGAGCCGCTGATCCCGCTGCGACTGTTCGCCGACCGCAACTTCTCCGTGATGAACGGCGTGGTCGCGGCGGTCTCCTTCGGCATGCTCGGCCTGTTCCTGCCGCTCACCATCTACCTGCAGTCGGTCCTCGGTCTCACCGCGCTGCAGGCCGGACTCACCACCGCGCCCATGTCCCTGATCTCCATGTTCGTCGCGCCCGTCGCGGGTCGCGCGGCCGACCGCCACGGCAAGTACGTCCTGCTGGCCGGCATGACCCTGTGGACCGCGGGCCTCACCTGGGTCGTGCTGGCCGCGCAGGCCGGCTCGGACCGCGGCGACCTACTGCCGGGCCTGCTCGTCGCGGGCCTCGGCCTCGGCGGCGTCTTCGCGCCGCTGCAGACCATCGCCATGCGCGACATCGAGCCGCGCTTCGCCGGCGCCGCCTCGGGCGTCTTCAACACGACCCGCCAGCTCGGTGCGGTCATCGGCGCGGCCGCGGTGGGCGCGCTGCTGCAGGCCCGGCTCGCGGTCGACCTGGCCGCGCAGGCCCGGAGCAACGCCACCGCGCTGCCCGAGCCGTTCCGCGAGCGCTTCGTCGCCGCGTTCGACGAGGCTGGATCACGCGGTATGGAGGTCGGCGCGGGTCAGAGCGGCGCGCACCTGCCCGCGGGCGCCCCGCCGGAGATCGCGCAGCTCGCGTTGCGCACGTTCCACGAGGGCTTCACCGCGGCGATGAAGTCGACCATGGTGCTGCCCCTGATCGTGCTCGGGGTCGCGACCGTGTCCGTGCTGCTGGTCAGGCGGCGCAGGTCGTCAGCCGCGGTGCCGCGACCGACCGACGCGACCGCCGCCGCCGTCGGCGACGAGCAGAGCGTGGTCGTGCAGAGCTGA
- a CDS encoding NADPH-dependent F420 reductase, giving the protein MTTIGCIGSGNIGGTAARLAVAAGYDVVLSNSRGPQTLADLAAELGPRARAGTVAEAAAAGDLVLVSVPLHAYDSVPPEPLAGKVVMDTNNYYPERDGQIEVLDDGSSSSSELLQRHLAGAHVVKVFNNIFFKHLGSLARPAGAPDRTALPIASDDPAAKAAATAFLDAIGYDAVDAGPLGAGGRKYQPDTPAYGTPYGPFSNEQGTPAPAATVRAALEAA; this is encoded by the coding sequence ATGACGACGATCGGGTGCATCGGCAGTGGGAACATCGGCGGCACCGCGGCCAGGCTGGCCGTGGCCGCCGGGTACGACGTGGTGCTGAGCAACTCGCGGGGCCCGCAGACACTGGCCGACCTGGCCGCGGAACTGGGCCCGCGGGCCCGCGCGGGCACCGTCGCGGAGGCCGCCGCGGCGGGTGACCTGGTGCTGGTCAGCGTGCCGCTGCACGCCTACGACAGCGTCCCGCCGGAGCCGCTGGCCGGCAAGGTCGTGATGGACACCAACAACTACTACCCCGAGCGCGACGGGCAGATCGAGGTCCTCGACGACGGCAGCTCCAGCAGCAGCGAGCTGCTGCAGCGCCACCTGGCGGGCGCGCACGTGGTGAAGGTGTTCAACAACATCTTCTTCAAGCACCTGGGTTCGCTGGCCCGCCCGGCCGGCGCGCCGGACCGCACCGCGCTGCCCATCGCCTCCGACGACCCCGCGGCCAAGGCGGCCGCGACGGCGTTCCTGGACGCGATCGGCTACGACGCGGTCGACGCCGGCCCCCTGGGCGCGGGCGGCCGCAAATACCAGCCCGACACCCCCGCCTACGGCACCCCCTACGGCCCGTTCAGCAACGAGCAGGGCACCCCCGCCCCCGCCGCCACCGTCCGCGCCGCCCTCGAAGCGGCCTGA
- a CDS encoding GNAT family N-acetyltransferase, with the protein MISVREATGPETEQWRAEWARRLRERYVRCYTDPATITREIERSLGNQRDDEGGRVYAVEVGGAVAGFLALGGSRPRRPGQRSLHDLWLAPEHRGRGLGRAAVAWAREHAAADGGGRLAVVTAPGDPAGDALFGAYPLRAQQMVKTVPAGVSLPAGVAGRPMTPVDFALWRDQAIRMYAEEMAASGSRSAADALAASVAEHDELLPEGLRTAGHALWCVTAGDEVVATVWLRHGFLPGMSFVLGVDVEPAHRGRGYGRAAMLVGEQATAAAGDAQLGLNVFGHNTIAMRLYDSLGYQVVEQYRAEDL; encoded by the coding sequence ATGATCAGCGTGCGCGAGGCGACGGGGCCGGAGACCGAGCAGTGGCGGGCGGAGTGGGCGCGGCGGCTGCGCGAGCGGTACGTCCGGTGCTACACCGACCCGGCGACGATCACCCGGGAGATCGAGCGCAGCCTCGGCAACCAGCGCGACGACGAGGGCGGGCGGGTGTACGCCGTCGAGGTCGGCGGCGCGGTGGCGGGTTTCCTGGCCCTCGGCGGGTCACGGCCCCGTCGGCCCGGGCAGCGCAGCCTGCACGATCTGTGGCTGGCGCCCGAGCACCGCGGCCGCGGCCTGGGCCGCGCGGCGGTGGCGTGGGCCCGCGAACACGCCGCCGCGGACGGCGGCGGCCGCCTGGCTGTGGTGACCGCACCCGGCGACCCGGCCGGCGACGCGCTCTTCGGCGCGTACCCTCTGCGGGCGCAACAGATGGTCAAGACGGTGCCCGCCGGGGTGTCCCTGCCCGCCGGGGTCGCCGGGCGGCCGATGACCCCGGTCGATTTCGCCCTGTGGCGGGACCAGGCGATCCGGATGTACGCCGAGGAGATGGCCGCCTCCGGCAGCCGCTCCGCCGCCGACGCGCTGGCCGCGTCCGTCGCCGAGCACGACGAACTGCTCCCGGAGGGTCTGCGCACCGCCGGCCACGCCCTCTGGTGCGTGACCGCCGGGGACGAGGTCGTGGCCACGGTGTGGCTGCGGCACGGCTTCCTGCCCGGGATGAGCTTCGTGCTCGGCGTGGACGTGGAACCGGCGCACCGGGGCCGCGGCTACGGGCGCGCGGCGATGCTCGTCGGCGAGCAGGCGACCGCGGCGGCGGGCGACGCCCAGCTCGGGCTGAACGTCTTCGGCCA